One genomic region from Streptomyces sp. NBC_01304 encodes:
- a CDS encoding fumarate reductase/succinate dehydrogenase flavoprotein subunit, producing the protein MTQVERQQWDVVVIGAGGAGLRAAIEAREQGARTAVICKSLFGKAHTVMAEGGIAAAMGNVNSEDSWQTHFRDTMRGGKFLNQWRMAELHAQEAPDRVWELETWGALFDRTKDGRISQRNFGGHEYPRLAHVGDRTGLELIRTLQQKIVSLQQEDKKEHGDYEAGLKVFQECTVTRILKDPDGRVSGVFCYERESGRFFVIEAPSVVIATGGIGKSFKVTSNSWEYTGDGHALALLAGAPLLNMEFVQFHPTGMVWPPSVKGILVTESVRGDGGVLRNSEGKRFMFDYIPDVFKEKYAQSEEEGDRWYDDQANNRRPPELLPRDEVARAINSEVKAGRGSPHGGVFLDVSSRLPADVIKRKLPSMYHQFKELADVDITAEAMEVGPTCHYVMGGIAVESDTAAALAVPGLYAAGEVAGGMHGSNRLGGNSLSDLLVFGRRAGLHAAQYATALTSRPAVDDLEIDVAAAEALRPFSAEGPPEGEVNGRPPENPYTIHQELQQTMNDLVGIIRREGEMHEALQKLAELRVRARRAGVEGHRQFNPGWHLALDLRNMLLVSECIARAALERQESRGGHTREDFPGMDRQWRRANLLCQLADPSGGLAATDPVRGQIKLVRKETEPIRPDLLALFEKEELVKYLAEEELYE; encoded by the coding sequence ATGACTCAGGTGGAGCGGCAGCAGTGGGACGTTGTCGTGATCGGTGCGGGCGGCGCGGGACTGCGCGCCGCGATCGAGGCGCGCGAGCAGGGGGCGCGTACGGCGGTCATCTGCAAGTCGCTGTTCGGCAAGGCGCACACGGTGATGGCCGAGGGCGGCATCGCGGCCGCCATGGGCAACGTGAACAGCGAGGACAGCTGGCAGACGCACTTTCGCGACACCATGCGCGGCGGCAAGTTCCTCAACCAGTGGCGGATGGCCGAACTGCACGCGCAGGAGGCCCCGGACCGGGTCTGGGAGCTGGAGACCTGGGGTGCGCTCTTCGACCGCACCAAGGACGGCCGGATCTCGCAGCGCAACTTCGGCGGGCACGAGTACCCGCGGCTCGCGCACGTCGGTGACCGTACGGGCCTCGAACTGATCCGCACGCTGCAGCAGAAGATCGTGTCGCTGCAGCAGGAGGACAAGAAGGAGCACGGCGACTACGAAGCCGGGTTGAAGGTCTTCCAGGAGTGCACGGTCACCCGCATCCTCAAGGACCCGGACGGCCGGGTCTCCGGGGTGTTCTGCTACGAGCGCGAGTCGGGCCGCTTCTTCGTCATCGAGGCGCCGTCCGTCGTGATCGCCACGGGTGGCATCGGCAAGTCCTTCAAGGTGACGTCCAACTCGTGGGAGTACACGGGTGACGGGCACGCGCTCGCCCTGCTCGCCGGGGCGCCGCTGCTGAACATGGAGTTCGTGCAGTTCCACCCGACCGGGATGGTCTGGCCGCCGTCGGTGAAGGGGATCCTCGTCACCGAGTCCGTACGCGGTGACGGCGGGGTGCTGCGGAACTCCGAGGGCAAGCGGTTCATGTTCGACTACATCCCGGACGTGTTCAAGGAGAAGTACGCCCAGTCCGAGGAGGAGGGCGACCGCTGGTACGACGACCAGGCCAACAACCGGCGACCTCCGGAACTGCTCCCCCGCGACGAGGTGGCCCGCGCCATCAACTCCGAGGTGAAGGCGGGCCGCGGATCACCGCACGGCGGGGTCTTCCTGGACGTGTCCAGCCGCCTCCCAGCCGATGTGATCAAGCGCAAACTCCCCTCCATGTACCACCAGTTCAAGGAGCTGGCGGACGTCGACATCACGGCGGAGGCCATGGAGGTCGGGCCGACCTGCCACTACGTGATGGGCGGCATCGCGGTCGAGTCCGACACCGCCGCGGCGCTCGCCGTGCCCGGTCTGTACGCGGCCGGTGAGGTCGCGGGCGGAATGCACGGCTCGAACCGCCTCGGCGGGAACTCGCTCTCCGACCTCCTCGTGTTCGGGCGCCGGGCCGGTCTGCACGCGGCGCAGTACGCGACCGCGCTGACGAGCCGCCCCGCCGTGGACGACCTGGAGATCGACGTGGCGGCGGCCGAGGCGCTGCGGCCCTTCTCCGCCGAGGGGCCGCCGGAAGGCGAGGTCAACGGCAGGCCGCCGGAGAATCCGTACACCATCCACCAGGAACTCCAGCAGACCATGAACGACCTGGTCGGCATCATCCGCCGCGAGGGCGAGATGCACGAGGCCCTGCAGAAGCTCGCCGAGCTGCGGGTGCGGGCGCGGCGGGCCGGGGTCGAGGGGCACCGGCAGTTCAACCCGGGCTGGCACCTCGCGCTCGACCTCAGGAACATGCTCCTGGTCAGCGAGTGCATCGCGCGGGCCGCCCTGGAGCGGCAGGAGAGCCGGGGCGGGCACACCCGCGAGGACTTCCCGGGCATGGACCGGCAGTGGCGGCGCGCCAATCTGCTCTGCCAACTCGCCGATCCCAGCGGGGGGTTGGCGGCCACCGATCCGGTACGGGGCCAGATCAAGCTCGTACGGAAAGAGACCGAGCCCATCCGTCCGGACCTGCTCGCCCTCTTCGAGAAGGAAGAGCTGGTCAAGTACCTCGCCGAAGAGGAGCTCTACGAGTGA
- a CDS encoding SpoIIE family protein phosphatase, which yields MSGIPARAQGPGDNPGDVLWQSSPPGSIYDYIRVASFSLGPDGLIDQWSLRAEQLFGVRAADAVGKDPIEAFVPADLRDLGHRKVAEILDGREWTGVVPFRMAPDGSMDGIAEVYVMPTETESGDRAAVCIVVDVRALRRIETDLAASQAIFGQSPFGFLLFGTDLRVQRANKRFASVFGGDADEHRGRTVHDYLPRHEADRMQAALKRVLETGEAVTDMQLVGSSPGGGDRRHWSVNLYRVHSGAGRPIGIAGLGTDVTRRHAAAREAAHARRNLALLNEAGARIGNSLDLETTARELLDVSVPVFCDLASVDLYQGLLDGDEAPPGLADGSAELRRVAFASAVSDAPLDECSEEAPTVGAKHRYSFNSPCADALRTARPRTIQGAEGGLVQQTLAVPMVAHDTVVGLARFSRTKGSEPFGERDRSLATELAARAAVCIDNARLYRREHERALILQRSLLPPGDPEASGLDIACRYLPGNAATEVGGDWFDVIELPGHRTALVVGDVMGRGLRAAVAMGELRTAVRTLALLDLEPAEVLSALDEIARGLGTPSTIGPAHAPSPQSSRRALQGRDVDPSEVYLATCIYAVYDPVTRRCTFANAGHLPPVLVEPGEPALMLDVPPGMPLGVGGEPFEEVEVELPEGALLALYTDGLVESRDHPLDEGLRAFRTAITDPVRPLEDVCDHVLNTLDTHHGEDDIALLMARVQGLPEDAVGDWTLPREPRSVGRARELARAQLQSWDLEPLIDTTELLVSELVTNALRYGEGEIRLRLLLDRTLVCEVWDAGLVQPRRRRAKDTDEGGRGLQLVGLLSASWGARRTPRGKTVWFELPLPNGDAADEPSVEALLSMF from the coding sequence GTGAGCGGAATACCAGCCAGGGCGCAGGGGCCTGGTGACAATCCGGGCGATGTGCTGTGGCAGAGCAGCCCGCCTGGCTCGATCTATGACTACATCAGGGTCGCCTCGTTCTCCCTGGGTCCGGACGGCCTGATCGATCAGTGGAGCCTGCGCGCGGAGCAGCTGTTCGGCGTCCGCGCGGCCGACGCCGTCGGAAAGGACCCGATCGAGGCCTTCGTCCCCGCCGACCTGCGTGACCTGGGACATCGCAAGGTCGCCGAGATCCTGGACGGACGGGAGTGGACGGGCGTGGTCCCGTTCCGGATGGCGCCCGACGGATCGATGGACGGCATCGCCGAGGTCTATGTGATGCCGACCGAGACGGAGAGCGGCGACCGCGCGGCGGTCTGCATCGTCGTCGACGTACGGGCGCTTCGCCGCATAGAGACCGATCTCGCTGCCTCTCAGGCCATTTTCGGTCAATCTCCCTTCGGTTTCCTCCTCTTCGGCACGGACCTCCGCGTCCAGCGCGCCAACAAGCGCTTCGCCTCCGTCTTCGGCGGCGACGCCGACGAACACCGCGGCCGCACCGTCCACGACTATCTGCCGCGCCACGAGGCCGACCGTATGCAGGCCGCGCTCAAGCGCGTCCTGGAGACCGGCGAGGCCGTCACGGACATGCAGCTGGTCGGCTCGTCCCCGGGCGGCGGCGACCGCCGCCACTGGTCGGTCAACCTCTACCGCGTGCACAGCGGCGCGGGCCGGCCCATCGGCATCGCGGGCCTCGGCACCGACGTCACCCGCCGGCACGCCGCAGCCCGCGAGGCCGCGCACGCCCGCCGCAATCTGGCCCTGCTCAACGAGGCGGGCGCCCGGATCGGCAACTCCCTGGACCTGGAGACCACGGCCCGCGAGCTGCTCGACGTCTCCGTCCCCGTCTTCTGCGACCTGGCCTCCGTCGACCTCTACCAGGGCCTGCTCGACGGCGACGAGGCCCCGCCCGGCCTCGCCGACGGCAGTGCCGAACTGCGCCGCGTGGCCTTCGCCAGCGCCGTCTCGGACGCCCCGCTCGACGAGTGCAGCGAGGAGGCGCCGACCGTCGGCGCCAAGCACCGCTACTCCTTCAACTCGCCCTGCGCGGACGCCCTGCGCACCGCCCGCCCGCGCACCATCCAGGGCGCCGAGGGCGGCCTCGTCCAGCAGACCCTCGCCGTCCCGATGGTCGCCCACGACACGGTGGTCGGCCTCGCCCGCTTCAGCCGTACGAAGGGCAGCGAGCCCTTCGGCGAACGCGACCGGTCCCTCGCGACCGAGCTCGCCGCCCGCGCCGCGGTCTGCATCGACAACGCCCGCCTGTACCGGAGGGAGCACGAGCGCGCGCTGATCCTGCAGCGCTCCCTGCTCCCGCCCGGCGACCCGGAGGCCTCCGGCCTCGACATCGCCTGCCGCTATCTGCCGGGGAACGCGGCCACCGAGGTCGGCGGCGACTGGTTCGACGTCATCGAACTCCCCGGCCACCGCACCGCCCTCGTCGTCGGCGACGTGATGGGCCGCGGCCTGCGCGCCGCCGTCGCCATGGGTGAACTGCGCACCGCCGTACGGACGTTGGCGCTCCTCGACCTCGAACCTGCCGAGGTCCTCTCCGCCCTCGACGAGATCGCCCGCGGGCTCGGCACCCCGTCCACCATCGGCCCGGCGCACGCCCCGTCCCCGCAGTCGTCCCGCCGCGCCCTGCAGGGCCGCGACGTCGACCCGTCCGAGGTCTACCTCGCCACCTGCATCTACGCCGTCTACGACCCGGTGACCCGCCGATGTACGTTCGCCAACGCGGGCCACCTCCCGCCCGTCCTGGTCGAACCCGGCGAGCCCGCCCTCATGCTCGACGTACCGCCCGGCATGCCGCTCGGCGTCGGCGGCGAGCCCTTCGAGGAGGTCGAGGTCGAACTCCCCGAGGGCGCCCTGCTCGCCCTCTACACGGACGGCCTGGTCGAATCCCGGGACCACCCTCTCGACGAGGGCCTGCGCGCCTTCCGTACGGCCATAACGGATCCGGTACGCCCCCTCGAGGACGTCTGCGACCACGTCCTCAACACCCTCGACACCCACCACGGCGAGGACGACATCGCCCTTCTCATGGCCCGCGTCCAGGGCCTGCCCGAGGACGCCGTCGGCGACTGGACGCTGCCCCGCGAGCCCCGCTCGGTCGGCCGGGCCCGCGAGCTGGCCCGTGCGCAGCTGCAGTCCTGGGACCTGGAACCCCTCATCGACACCACGGAACTCCTGGTCAGCGAGCTGGTCACCAACGCCCTCAGATACGGCGAGGGCGAGATCAGACTCCGCCTGCTCCTGGACCGCACCCTGGTCTGCGAGGTCTGGGACGCCGGCCTGGTCCAGCCCCGGCGCCGCCGCGCCAAGGACACCGACGAGGGCGGCCGCGGGCTCCAGCTGGTCGGCCTGCTCAGCGCCTCCTGGGGCGCCCGCAGGACACCTCGCGGCAAGACGGTGTGGTTCGAGCTGCCGCTGCCGAACGGGGACGCGGCCGACGAGCCGTCGGTGGAGGCGCTGCTCAGCATGTTCTGA
- a CDS encoding ATP-binding protein has product MIGVIDTEGDCAEWTFPADPGAVRTARARVRHQLGDWNLDAVADMTVLLVSELVTNSLRHASGPIGVRLVRPAAAPAPAHRSPHLLVEVSDPLPDPPRERVAAPDDEGGRGLQLVACSAVRWGTRRGKTGKTVWFELALPG; this is encoded by the coding sequence GTGATCGGCGTGATCGACACCGAGGGCGACTGCGCCGAGTGGACCTTCCCCGCCGATCCAGGAGCCGTACGCACCGCCCGCGCCCGCGTCCGCCACCAACTCGGCGACTGGAACCTCGACGCCGTCGCAGACATGACCGTGCTCCTCGTCAGTGAACTCGTGACCAACTCCCTGCGGCACGCCTCGGGCCCCATCGGCGTACGCCTGGTACGCCCCGCGGCCGCCCCCGCGCCCGCGCACAGGTCCCCCCACCTCCTTGTGGAGGTTTCCGATCCGCTTCCGGATCCGCCGCGCGAACGGGTCGCCGCCCCCGACGACGAAGGCGGCCGTGGCCTGCAGCTGGTGGCCTGTTCCGCGGTGCGCTGGGGCACCCGGCGCGGGAAAACGGGTAAGACGGTGTGGTTCGAGCTGGCTCTGCCTGGTTAG
- a CDS encoding succinate dehydrogenase/fumarate reductase iron-sulfur subunit gives MSTVQETGAGASTSYEARFKVWRGDTDGGGLEDFKVEVNEGEVILDIIHRLQATQAPDLAVRWNCKAGKCGSCSAEVNGRPRLMCMTRMSTFSREEVITVTPLRAFPVVRDLVTDVGFNYTKAREVPAFVPPQGVAAGEYRMQQEDVDRSQEFRKCIECFLCQDTCHVVRDHEENKGAFAGPRFLMRVAELDMHPLDAAAESGLDRKATAQEEHGLGLCNITKCCTEVCPEGIKITDNALIPLKERAVDRKYDPLVWLGNKIRRRGEG, from the coding sequence GTGAGCACGGTTCAGGAGACGGGCGCCGGGGCGTCGACCTCGTACGAGGCGCGCTTCAAGGTGTGGCGCGGGGACACCGACGGCGGTGGGCTCGAGGACTTCAAGGTCGAGGTCAACGAGGGCGAGGTGATCCTCGACATCATCCACCGGCTGCAGGCCACCCAGGCGCCGGATCTCGCGGTGCGCTGGAACTGCAAGGCGGGCAAGTGCGGTTCGTGTTCGGCGGAGGTCAACGGCCGGCCCCGGCTGATGTGCATGACGCGGATGTCGACGTTCTCGCGGGAGGAAGTCATCACGGTGACGCCGCTGCGGGCGTTTCCGGTGGTGCGGGACCTGGTGACGGACGTCGGCTTCAACTACACGAAGGCCAGGGAGGTCCCGGCCTTCGTGCCGCCGCAGGGGGTCGCCGCCGGTGAGTACCGGATGCAGCAGGAGGACGTGGACCGCTCGCAGGAGTTCCGCAAGTGCATCGAGTGCTTCCTCTGCCAGGACACCTGCCACGTGGTCCGCGACCACGAGGAGAACAAGGGCGCCTTCGCGGGCCCGCGCTTCCTGATGCGGGTCGCCGAGCTGGACATGCACCCGCTGGACGCGGCCGCCGAGTCGGGCCTCGACCGGAAGGCCACGGCGCAGGAGGAGCACGGGCTCGGGCTCTGCAACATCACCAAGTGCTGCACCGAGGTGTGCCCCGAGGGCATCAAGATCACGGATAACGCCCTGATTCCGCTGAAGGAGCGGGCGGTGGACAGGAAGTACGACCCGTTGGTGTGGCTGGGGAACAAGATCCGCAGGCGGGGCGAGGGGTAG
- a CDS encoding PspA/IM30 family protein has product MTKQTILGRVAQLAKANINALLDQAEDPQKMLDQLIRDYTNNISEAEQAVATTIGNLRMLEQDHKEDVDASAEWGGKAAAASKKADELASAGDSADADKFNNLAKVALQRQLQAEKEAKDAEPTIAAQTEVVDKLKTGLDQMKVKLTELQSKRDQLVARAKTASAQNQMMDAAKNINVLDPTSELSRFEEKVRREEAKALGKQELAESSLDAQFEQLDSMGDQAEIEARLAALKATA; this is encoded by the coding sequence ATGACCAAGCAGACGATCCTGGGCCGTGTCGCCCAGCTCGCGAAGGCCAACATCAACGCCCTGCTCGACCAGGCCGAGGACCCGCAGAAGATGCTCGACCAGCTGATCCGGGACTACACCAACAACATCAGCGAGGCGGAGCAGGCGGTGGCCACCACCATCGGCAACCTGCGGATGCTGGAGCAGGACCACAAGGAGGACGTGGACGCGTCCGCCGAGTGGGGCGGCAAGGCGGCGGCGGCCAGCAAGAAGGCCGACGAGCTGGCGTCCGCCGGCGATTCCGCGGACGCGGACAAGTTCAACAACCTCGCCAAGGTCGCGCTGCAGCGCCAGCTGCAGGCCGAGAAGGAGGCGAAGGACGCCGAGCCGACGATCGCCGCGCAGACGGAGGTCGTCGACAAGCTGAAGACCGGACTCGACCAGATGAAGGTCAAGCTGACCGAACTCCAGTCGAAGCGCGACCAGTTGGTGGCCCGCGCGAAGACGGCGTCGGCGCAGAACCAGATGATGGACGCCGCGAAGAACATCAACGTCCTCGACCCGACGAGCGAACTGAGCCGCTTCGAGGAGAAGGTCCGCCGCGAGGAGGCCAAGGCGCTCGGCAAGCAGGAGCTCGCGGAGTCCTCCCTGGACGCGCAGTTCGAGCAGCTGGACTCGATGGGCGACCAGGCGGAGATCGAGGCGCGGCTGGCGGCGCTGAAGGCTACGGCTTAG
- a CDS encoding TPM domain-containing protein, with protein MTPSRSLPHIAVRALAAGLLAVGALLPTVGTARAEDPVTLSRTGQITDKVGALGDRKGEVTQALNKLYDDRGMQLFVTYVRDFSGRSAQDWADATARRNGLGLNDVLLAVATRDRNYTYWVDQGSRLTDAQLADVAQKAIVPTLRQNDWAGAAIGAANGYDAVLAGQPVPAPAITPGEADPGGAASDSTASGDLVLPVIAVGSAGALAAYAYTRRKRRTTTRTTPGQPAVPLTPLPELDTKAKHLLVQTDDAIRTSTEELGFASAQFGDEAIKPFTEAVEYAKAELTAAFRIRQQLDDAFPEDDPTKRRMLDEIITRCTEANRRLDAETADFDRLRALEQNAPEALTHAEGAFRQIAGRTGTAEATLAALTTRYADSASASVTGHVEEAKERLVFATTNLNQARQSVDGGDNGRAAVYLRAAEGAVDQAGTLVDSIDRLAQELAEATGKLPAALTETETDLADARGMLQGTVTGTSTADLQGRIGRAEAVVSDVRQEMTTGRYDPIDALRRIEEADSALDEALDGAREREVANQRARALLDQAMLTARSGIGAAADYITTHRGAVGSQARTRLAEAQRHLERADAIAASDASTALAEAQQADSMARQAQQLAERDVGSYGSPYGGGFGGQQRGGGGMGGAVLGGIILGEIFGGMGRGMGGGGGGGGFGGGGPGSFGGGGTRGRMGGGRF; from the coding sequence GTGACGCCATCCCGTTCGCTGCCCCACATAGCCGTCCGGGCGCTCGCCGCCGGGCTCCTCGCCGTCGGCGCTCTGCTGCCGACCGTCGGCACGGCACGGGCCGAGGACCCGGTCACCCTCTCCCGGACCGGCCAGATCACCGACAAGGTGGGCGCGCTCGGGGATCGCAAGGGCGAGGTCACCCAGGCCCTCAACAAGCTGTACGACGACCGGGGGATGCAGCTCTTCGTCACCTACGTACGCGACTTCTCCGGCCGTTCCGCGCAGGACTGGGCCGACGCCACCGCGCGCCGCAACGGGCTCGGCCTGAACGACGTCCTGCTCGCCGTCGCGACCCGCGACCGCAACTACACCTACTGGGTCGACCAGGGCTCCCGGCTCACCGACGCCCAGCTCGCGGACGTCGCGCAGAAGGCGATCGTGCCCACCCTGCGGCAGAACGACTGGGCGGGCGCCGCCATCGGGGCCGCGAACGGCTATGACGCGGTCCTCGCCGGACAGCCCGTCCCGGCCCCCGCGATCACCCCCGGCGAGGCCGACCCGGGAGGAGCCGCTTCCGACTCCACCGCGAGCGGCGACCTCGTCCTGCCGGTGATCGCCGTCGGCAGCGCGGGCGCCCTGGCGGCGTACGCGTACACCCGGCGCAAGCGGCGTACCACCACGCGCACCACACCCGGACAGCCGGCCGTCCCCCTGACCCCGCTGCCCGAACTGGACACCAAGGCCAAGCACCTGCTCGTCCAGACCGACGACGCGATCCGCACCAGCACCGAGGAACTCGGCTTCGCCAGCGCCCAGTTCGGCGACGAAGCGATCAAACCCTTCACCGAGGCGGTGGAGTACGCGAAGGCCGAGCTGACGGCGGCCTTCCGCATCCGCCAGCAGCTCGACGACGCGTTCCCCGAGGACGACCCGACCAAGCGCCGCATGCTCGACGAGATCATCACGCGCTGCACCGAGGCCAACCGCCGCCTGGACGCGGAGACCGCCGACTTCGACCGGCTGCGCGCCCTGGAGCAGAACGCCCCCGAGGCACTGACCCACGCGGAGGGCGCGTTCCGGCAGATCGCGGGCCGCACGGGCACCGCGGAGGCGACGCTCGCCGCGCTCACCACCCGCTACGCCGACTCCGCGTCCGCGTCCGTGACCGGACACGTCGAGGAGGCCAAGGAGCGCCTGGTCTTCGCCACCACCAACCTCAACCAGGCCCGCCAGTCCGTCGACGGCGGCGACAACGGCAGGGCGGCCGTCTATCTGCGGGCCGCCGAGGGCGCGGTCGACCAGGCCGGCACCCTCGTCGACTCCATCGACCGCCTCGCCCAGGAACTCGCCGAGGCCACCGGCAAGTTGCCGGCCGCGCTCACCGAGACCGAGACCGATCTGGCGGACGCCCGCGGCATGCTGCAGGGCACGGTCACCGGCACCTCGACGGCCGATCTGCAGGGCCGCATCGGCCGCGCGGAGGCCGTCGTCAGCGACGTACGACAGGAGATGACGACGGGCCGGTACGACCCGATCGACGCGCTGCGCCGCATCGAGGAGGCCGACTCCGCGCTTGACGAGGCCCTGGACGGCGCCCGCGAGCGCGAGGTCGCGAACCAGCGGGCCCGGGCCCTGCTCGACCAGGCCATGCTCACCGCCCGCAGTGGCATCGGCGCCGCCGCGGACTACATCACCACCCATCGCGGCGCCGTCGGCAGCCAGGCCCGCACCCGGCTCGCCGAGGCCCAGCGCCACCTGGAGCGGGCCGACGCGATCGCCGCCTCCGACGCCTCGACCGCCCTGGCCGAGGCCCAGCAGGCGGACTCCATGGCCCGCCAGGCACAGCAGCTGGCCGAGCGCGACGTGGGTTCGTACGGCAGCCCGTACGGCGGCGGATTCGGCGGACAGCAGCGCGGTGGCGGCGGCATGGGCGGGGCGGTGCTCGGCGGGATCATCCTCGGCGAGATCTTCGGCGGGATGGGGCGGGGGATGGGCGGCGGCGGTGGGGGCGGCGGCTTCGGCGGGGGCGGGCCCGGGAGCTTCGGCGGTGGAGGGACTCGGGGGCGGATGGGCGGAGGCAGGTTCTGA
- a CDS encoding ABC transporter family substrate-binding protein, with protein sequence MARPGSAGVRLRSAALLTTGVLALPALAGCSSGEEGGATTAPQDISRAQRDQVADGGKATWAVDAMPETLNSFQADAGSATSRIAGAVLPSMFTLDAKGRAQRNADFLEKAEIVEREPKQVVLYKLHQQAVWSDGREIGAADFAAQWRALSGQDSAYWTARNAGYDRIEKVERGASNLEVRVTFAKPYTDWRSLFSPLYPKDVMGTPDSFNDGARKKLKATAGPFRIEQLDRKAGEVTLTRNPRWWGSPAKLERLSFRAVPRGELAGALAAGQVDVAEIGSGEAERIALAARDAGAKGPLAHGPGSKITPAQALKSWIRAHSEDEDKAEAEQKARKKNQQAIREYATEQSGLRGFVVRKSLEPAYTQLALNGADGPLADERVRRAVARALNRAELAEVVLKPLGLPAVPVGSHLALAGQQAYNDNSSALGTQDTAEAQALLADAGWVPGGPLKEKTAGSKADKKKAKDSAEDDGTYIVGQEDDKQPASARRDTKPEAQLEAKREENKEKKKAGEHKKKEQQQAKKGGAPGAYAPKGTAAPKGAGAPKPAGGPLAKDGKALTLKFVLPSGPGTESLRAVGDKVSRMLQRIGIRTEIDRVADDSYFKDHVASGQFDMALYSWPASAFPATDARPIFAKPQPAADGSLNVEQNYSRVGTDHIDQLFEQALGELDEGASRDLVKQADARIWAAAGSIPLYQRPQLYAVRPALANAGAFGFESPHYEDIGFLKAPPKA encoded by the coding sequence ATGGCCCGACCAGGATCAGCGGGCGTCAGACTCCGCTCTGCCGCGCTCCTCACCACGGGGGTGCTCGCCCTGCCCGCGCTCGCCGGCTGCAGCTCGGGCGAGGAGGGCGGGGCCACCACGGCGCCCCAGGACATCTCGCGCGCGCAGCGGGACCAGGTCGCGGACGGGGGCAAGGCCACCTGGGCGGTCGACGCGATGCCCGAGACCCTCAACTCCTTCCAGGCGGACGCCGGTTCGGCCACCTCGCGGATCGCCGGGGCGGTGCTGCCGTCGATGTTCACGCTCGACGCCAAGGGCCGGGCGCAGCGCAACGCCGACTTCCTGGAGAAGGCCGAGATCGTCGAGCGCGAGCCCAAGCAGGTCGTGCTCTACAAGCTCCACCAGCAGGCGGTGTGGAGCGACGGCCGCGAGATCGGGGCCGCCGACTTCGCCGCCCAGTGGCGCGCCCTGTCGGGGCAGGACAGCGCCTACTGGACGGCGCGGAACGCCGGTTACGACCGGATCGAGAAGGTCGAGCGCGGCGCCAGCAACCTGGAGGTCCGGGTCACCTTCGCCAAGCCGTACACGGACTGGCGCTCGCTGTTCTCGCCGCTGTACCCCAAGGACGTGATGGGGACGCCGGACAGCTTCAACGACGGCGCCCGCAAGAAGCTCAAGGCCACGGCCGGCCCCTTCCGCATCGAGCAGCTCGACCGAAAGGCCGGCGAGGTCACGCTCACCCGCAACCCGCGCTGGTGGGGCAGCCCGGCCAAGCTGGAGCGCCTGAGCTTCCGCGCGGTGCCGCGGGGCGAGCTCGCCGGAGCGCTGGCCGCCGGTCAGGTCGACGTCGCCGAGATCGGCAGCGGCGAGGCCGAGCGGATCGCGCTCGCGGCGCGGGACGCGGGGGCCAAGGGTCCGCTGGCCCACGGCCCGGGCTCGAAGATCACGCCGGCCCAGGCGCTGAAGTCCTGGATCCGCGCGCACAGCGAGGACGAGGACAAGGCGGAGGCCGAGCAGAAGGCCCGCAAGAAGAACCAGCAGGCCATCAGGGAGTACGCGACCGAGCAGTCCGGACTGCGCGGCTTCGTGGTCCGCAAGTCGCTGGAGCCGGCGTACACCCAGCTCGCCCTGAACGGCGCCGACGGCCCGCTCGCCGACGAGCGGGTCCGCCGCGCCGTGGCCCGCGCCCTGAACCGCGCCGAGCTCGCCGAGGTGGTCCTCAAGCCGCTCGGCCTGCCCGCCGTGCCGGTCGGCAGCCACCTGGCGCTCGCCGGACAGCAGGCCTACAACGACAACAGCTCGGCGCTCGGCACCCAGGACACCGCCGAGGCCCAGGCCCTGCTCGCGGACGCGGGCTGGGTGCCCGGCGGCCCGCTCAAGGAGAAGACGGCGGGCAGCAAGGCCGACAAGAAGAAGGCCAAGGACTCCGCGGAGGACGACGGTACGTACATCGTCGGCCAGGAGGACGACAAGCAGCCCGCCTCCGCCCGCCGCGACACCAAGCCCGAGGCCCAGCTGGAGGCCAAGCGCGAGGAGAACAAAGAGAAGAAGAAGGCGGGCGAGCACAAGAAGAAGGAGCAGCAGCAGGCGAAGAAGGGCGGCGCTCCGGGTGCGTACGCCCCGAAGGGCACCGCGGCGCCGAAGGGCGCGGGTGCCCCGAAGCCGGCCGGCGGCCCGCTCGCCAAGGACGGCAAGGCCCTGACGCTGAAGTTCGTGCTCCCCTCGGGCCCCGGCACGGAGTCGCTGCGCGCGGTGGGCGACAAGGTCTCCCGGATGCTGCAGCGCATCGGCATCCGTACGGAGATCGACCGCGTCGCCGACGACAGCTACTTCAAGGACCACGTCGCGTCCGGCCAGTTCGACATGGCCCTGTACTCGTGGCCCGCCTCGGCCTTCCCGGCCACCGACGCCCGCCCGATCTTCGCCAAGCCGCAGCCCGCGGCGGACGGCTCGCTCAACGTCGAGCAGAACTACAGCCGGGTCGGCACCGACCACATCGACCAGCTCTTCGAGCAGGCGCTCGGAGAGCTGGACGAGGGCGCCTCGCGGGACCTGGTCAAGCAGGCGGACGCCCGGATCTGGGCGGCGGCGGGCTCCATCCCGCTCTACCAGCGCCCGCAGCTGTACGCGGTGCGCCCGGCCCTGGCCAATGCGGGTGCCTTCGGCTTCGAGTCGCCGCACTACGAGGACATCGGCTTCCTGAAGGCGCCGCCGAAGGCGTAG